A region of the Pseudonocardia cypriaca genome:
GCAAGTGGTTCCAGCTCAACGACTCGAAGGACGGCGTCGTGTTCACCGCGAACGCCGGCGGCGCCACCACCGTGAACAGCCACTACCCGCGCTCCGAGCTGCGGGAGATGATCAACGGTGAGAAGGCGAGCTGGGACGGCCGGTCCGGCACGCACACGATGGAGCTCGAGGAAGCCATCACCAAGACCCCGGCCAACAAGCCGGACGTCATCTCCGCCCAGATCCACGGCGGCGACGACGACATCATGCAGATCCACCTGTCCGGCACCAGGCTCACGGTGAAGTACGCCGACGGCGACAAGGACGTCGAGCTCGACCCCTCGTACAAGCTGGGCGAGCGGTTCCGCGTCAAGATCCAGTCGGCCGAGGGCCGCGTGAAGGTCTGGTTCAACGGCGCACTGAAGGCGGACCTGCCGATCTTCGGCGCCGAGAGCTACTTCAAGGCCGGGGCCTACGTGAACTCCAACCCGTCGAAGGGCGCCGACCCCTCGGACGTGGGTCAGGTCGTGATCTACGACCTGAAGATCACGCACACCGCCTAGCCACTGCCCGCAGGAGGCTCCTCGGTCCCGGCGCCAGCCGGGATGTCGAGGATCGCGAGGAAGGCGGTTGCCGCCGGTGTGCAGCTGCCTTCGCTCCAGATGACGTACTCCACCCGCGCCGGTGCGTCGACGACCTCGATGGTGGTCACGCCGCTGAGCTGAGGTGCGTAGGCGGAGGGCAGCATCGCGACGCCGAGGCCCTGCTCGACCAGCCGGGACATGAGGTACGCGGTGGTCACCTCGAAGGCGACCTCCCGGGTGAGACCGGCGGCCGAGAACGCCTGATCGGACTGGATGCGTCCGGCCGTCCTGGCCGGCAGGTCCACGAACACCTCCGAGCAGAGCCTGCGCAGGGTGACCGTCGACTCCCCGGCGAGCGGGTGGTCGGGCGGGACGACCGCGACGAGCCGGTCCCGGGCGAGCTCGCGGGCGCCGACGCCGTGGAGGCGCGCCGTGGTCGGCAGCCCGAGGAAGGCCACTTCGACGGCGCCATCCCTGACCTGCTCGACGAGATCCTCGCTCGCGCCCACTCGCAGGCTGATCCGGACGTGCGGGTACCGCCGGCGGAAGTCCCGCAGAGCGCCCGGCAGATCGACCGCGGCAACGGTGGGGATCAGGCCCACCTCCAGCCGTCCGCGTATCTCGCCGGCAGCCGCGGCTGCCTCGGCGGCGGCCCGCTCGGCGGCGTCCAGGCATTGACGGGCGGCGGGGAGGAACGCGGCACCGGCCGGTGTCAGCCGGACGCGGCGGCTCGTGCGCTCGAAGAGCCGCACCCCCAGCTCTCGTTCGAGGCGCGCGACCTGGTGGCTCAGGGCCGACTGGACGACCAGGCACCGCTCCGCGGCGCGGGTGAAGCTGTTCGTCTCGGCGACCGCGACGACGTAGCGCATCTGCTGGAGCTCCACCGATCCATCTTGCATCGAGATCGATGAGTTGACAAACATGTATTGGACTCATCGATCCGTCCTGATGAGACTTCGAATGTGGACGTCACCCAGAACGAACGCACGCACTCGACCTCGAGAGGATGGATCGGCGTCGCCGCTATCACGGCCAGCCTTTTCGTCTTCCTCACCACAGAACTCATGCCGGTCGGACTGCTCACCCCGCTGAGCGACAGCCTGGGCATCTCGGTGGGAACCGCCGGTCTGATGGTGACCCTGTACGGAATCTCGGCCGGACTGGGCGTGCCGTTCATCGTCGCTTGGACTAGACGGGTCAACAGGCGGGCACTGCTCGCCACGCTGCTTGCGCTGTTGACCGCGGGAAACCTGGTCACCGCGATCGCCCCGAACTACCCGCTGGTCCTGACGACCCGGCTCGTCATGGGGTTCGCCAGCGGCGTGTTCTGGGCGATCGGTGTGAGCATGGCGATGCGCATCGTCCCGGAACGCCACGCGAGCAGGGCGGCCGCGATCGTGATGTCCGGCATCTCGATCGCCACGGTGGTGGGCATCCCGCTCGGGACGGTCGTCGAGAGCATCACCAACTGGCGAGCCACGTTCATCATCTGGGCAGGGCTCAGCGCCCTGGTGCTCGTCGCGGTGATTGCCGCGGTTCCGTCGCTGCCGTCGGACAACGCGGTCCCGGTCCGGGAGGTCTTCGGACTCCCACGCCGGAACACCCGGCTGAGGACCGTTCTGTTCATCGTCGTGTTGTTCGTGCTGGGCCATTTCGGGGCCTACACGTTCCTGCGCCCCTTCTTGGAGAGCAGCGCGTCCGCCACACCCACGTTCATCACGGTATCGCTGATGATCTTCGGAATCGGCGGGGCGATCGGCAACTTCATCGCCGGGTACACGGTCGCCAGGAACGTCCGCGCCAGCTTCATCATGGGCGGTTCAGGGCTCGTGGGCTCTTTGCTGCTGCTCCTCGTGATCGGCCACGGACCGGCCGCTCCGATCATCCTGCTCGCCGCGTGGGGCGTTTCCTACGGCGTCGCACAACTGAGCCAGCTCACCATGACGCAAGCCGCGGCGCCCGACACCTTCGAGGCTGCGATGTCGCTCAACACCATGGCGTACAACACGTCCATCGCGATCGCAGCGCTGCTCGCCGGACTGCTCGTCGACAACGTCGGGCTCAGAAGTGGTATCTGGTTCGGCGTGGCGCTGACGGCCGCTGCATTGCTCGTCACGGCCTGCACCCGCTCGCCGAGGTGAGCCGTCACGCTCTCATCTGCTGAACCCACCCATGAAGATCCTCGAGGTGCCGGCTGCGGACCGGGGTGGGCGAGCGACGTGAGTCCCCGACGGCTTCAGCGGGTTGCGGCGGCGAGGGCGTTGCGCACCTTCTCGGCGTTGCCGGGTTCAGCGACCTGGATCGTCTGCCCGGCGTAGACGACGTGGGCCGGCCGCCCAGAACGCGGGGAAGGCCCGCAACGACGTCGGCTTCGAGGATGTACGGCTCCTGATCAACGGCATCGCGAGCTCGATCTTCGCGAACGATGCCCAGCGAGAACGAGTCCTCGGTGTGGCGCTGGACGGCATCAGGACGCGGGGCTGAGGCCGTCGCGCCCTTCGGTCTTCTCGAACACGCTCTACGGACGCTCGCGCCGGCGGCGCATCTCCCGCGTCAGATCCTCGGCGCGCTGCACGTGGACGTCGGGGACCTGCGTGACGAGCCGCTCGGTCCGGTCGGCCACCAGCGCCAGCTGGGTCCGCAGCTCCCGGGCCGCAGGCTCCTCCGGGGAGGACGGGCTGCGACCGAGGTAGGTGTCGAGGCACGCGGGCAGGTCGACGCGCACGATCTCGGCTGCGTCGGCGAGCCGCTCGGGCGCGGCGATCCGGTCGGTCTCCTGGTCGGCCACCTGGTCGAGCCGGGCGAGCACGAGGCGGACGGCGTCGAGGATCCGCGTGACGTCGGTGGCCGCGCCCTCCGGAAGTGCGCCCGCCCGCCCCTGTGCGCGGCGCAGCAACGCGGTGGCATCGGCGCGCAGCGAGTCGGTCAGGCGGGGCTCCGGCTCCGTGCGCGGGTCGCTCGGCCCGACGAGCGCGCCCACCCCGTACAGCCCGGCGGCGACCACCGGCCACACGTCGCCGATCACGCCGGCGACATGCAGGCCCACGCCGACCAGCGCGCCTGCCATCCCCGCGATGTTCTTCCGCGAGCCGAGGTAGCGGCGCACCCGGTCAGACATACCCGCGGATCTCCTTGAAGACCTCCGCGAGCGGCGCGGTGCGCGCGTCGAACGTACGGCCGCCGGTGAGGCGGGCGACCTCCTCCATCTCGTCGACGTTGCTCTCCCCGAACAGCACGCAGAACACCGGCACGACGGCCCGGGACCCGATGAAGGCCTTGAACGACTCGAGGTCGGCGCCCGAGGTGTTCTCACCGTCGGTCATCAGCACGATGGAGGTGAACCGGTCCGGGTCTGCCGCGCTCTGCTCCCCCGCGATCCGGTACGCCTCCTCGAGGCTGTCGTAGATCGCGGTCTCACCCCCCGGCTGCAGGGCGGCTCCCGCGTCGGCGATCCGCTGACGATCCGGGCCCGGGTTCTCCTCGGCCACCGTGAACGTCTGCGGCGACTCCGGCGTGGTGGAGAACGGCAGCAGCGTGACCTGCTCCCGGCCGCGGAAGCGCCGGAACTGCCCCGTGAGCGAGGGGTCCGCCCCTGCGAGCCCGGCGAGCGCGCGCTGCAACGCCCCGATGCGCTCGTCGCCGGCCATCGAGCCGGACGTGTCCAGCACGTAGATCGTGCGGGACGGGCGGCGCAGCTTGTCGAAGTAGCTGGTGAGCAGCGCGTCGACGACGTCTGCCTGCGCCGGGAACGGCAGCTCGACGGCCGTCCCCGACGACGCGGGGAGAACACCGGGGACGGCGGGTTGCCGGTGGGTGCGCTCGGCGATCGTCCGCTGCACCGCGGGCGTGCGCAGGTGCTCGACGAGCCTGCGGTGCGCGTCCCGGGCCTCCGGCGACGCCGCTGCGAGCACGGTCAACGGGTACTCGGCCGTGACCACCCCGTCCGCGGGCCGGATCAGCTCGAGCGGTTCGGGGAGCGTGCCCGCCGCGTTCATCCCCAGCAGCACCGACTCGTAGTTGATCAGGCCGTCGACCGGCCCGCCCGGGTCGGCGCCGGTGGCCCGCCGGACGAAGGACTCCTGGAGGAAGCCCGACGATCCGGCGGCGAGCGTCTGGGCGGCGAAGAAGTCGCGCAGCGCGGGCACCGTCGACTGCGCCTGCTCGAGGGTGAGCGCCGACCCGGCTCCGACGAGCGCGGTCGCCACCGCGACCACCGCCGAGAACCCCGAGTTGGACGCCGACGGGTCGGTCATCCCGTACGTGAACCGCCGGGCACCGGCAGCGGCCGCGATCTCCGACCACGTGACGGGGCGGCCGACCCAGCCGAGTCGCTCGGCCACCGATCGGCGCAGGCCGAGCACGACCGGCGAGGACATGATGTCGGTCGCGGTGCCGAGCCGGGCCTGCGCCCCGGGCTGCAGCGCGAGGTAGCGGTTGGAGGAGAACCAGATCGCGTCGTGGTCCGCCTCGGCGGCGCCGGACGACACGGCCTCGGCGCCGTCGAGCGTGCCGACGGGGTCGAGCCGGATCCGCACACCGGTGGCCTCACCTGCCTCGGCGAGGACGGGTTCGAGGTCGAGCAGCTCGCTCCCGGCGAGCACCCGCAACGTGACGGGGGCGTCGGACGGCCCCACGTCCAGCTGTGGCCCGGTGCTCTCGGCGCCGGCGCAGCCGGCCGCGAGCACGAGCACCAGTGCGGCGGCGATCCGCTTCACGGGGTGCACCCGAGCAGCGCCAACATGCCCTCCAAGGTGTCGAACGACGGTGGCTCGACGACGTTGACGAGCGCGGGTGGCTCCGGCAGGCCGCGGTCCCGGAACGCCGCGGCGAACGCGCGGGGGTCGGTGGGCCGGAAGCCGTGCTGGGCGGCGAGCGTGGCGAGCTGCGGATCGCTGGTCAGGAGCTCCCCGACCCGGTCGCCGGCCGGGGTGAGCGGCACGAGGGTGTGCCGCGAGAAGATCGTCGGGCTCGGGTAGAGCAGCCGCGCGTCGGCGGGCAGCACCGGGTCCGGCGAGAGCGCCTCGGCCAGGTACTGGGCCTCGTAGACCACGGCCATCGGCACCCGGCCCATCCCCGCCGACAGGTAGTCCTCGAACAGCACCTCCGTGGTGGGCGGCAGGTAGCCCTGGTCGCGGAAGAGCGGCTGGACGGTGGGGGTGACCTGCGCGGCGACCGTGCGGTCGGTGACCACCCCGTCGGCGTTCGCCACGTAGGAGGCGATGCCGAGGTACATCGCCGCGGAGTTGGACTGGCACGGCGCGGTGGTCGAGAGGAGCACGTCCTTGCGCGCCGGGAAGGTGGTGTTGCCCGGCAGCTGGTCCCACCGGGTGCCGGCCGCGGCGAGCTCCAGGTACCGGTGGACGTCGAAGGTGGTGCTGCCGGGCGCGACGACGCCGGCCTGCGTGAGCAGCTCGACGATCGGCCCGAACGTGGCCACCGCCATCGGGGAGGAGAACGGGGCGTACGTCCGCGGGGTGGGGTGCTGCGCGAGCAGCTTGTCGGCGGCAGGCGAGCTGGAGGGGAACGCGAAGTCGTAGCCCTCGAGCCGCACGGTGGTGGCGATCTGGCGCGACCCAGCCGGGTCGATGCGCAGCTCGAGCCCGTGGGCCCGGAACGCATCCCGCACCCGCTCGTCGGCGAAGAACGCCTCCTTCTCCGACCCGATGACGCCGGTGACCACCGTCAGCGCCGCAGGCTCCGGCTCCTGTCCGCCGATGTCGCGCAGCACCACGAAACCGATCACGCCCAGCAGGGCGAGCGCGAGCAACCAACTGAGGACCCGCCTGCCGGAACGCCGGCCCGCCGGAGCGGTCATGCCGTGATCGTCACCTGGTGGGGTGAACGAGCCATGAACACGAGGCCCCGACTTCGTGCGCCTCGTCCCTACTCCGCAAGTCCCCATCCGACGAACGGCGCGTTCGTCGGTACCTATCCGACCAACGCGCCGTTCGTCGGAATCACGGGGCCCCGCATCGGCGCCTTGGCGCGGGCTATGCGGCAGAGCTCCAGCGCCGCCGGGCCCGCCCGCTCGTCCGCGCCGACCGCGACCGCCACCTCCCAGTCGATCGCCGCGCCGCCGGGGAGCGGCCGGACGGCGAGCCCTGCCGCGCTCTTCTTGCGGGCCACCGCCTCCGGGACGATCGCGATGCCGAGCCCGTGGTGGACGAGGTCGATGAGGCCGTGCACGTCGTTGACCTCGAGCGCGACCTCGCGAGGCCGACCCGCCTGCGCGAACGCCCGGTCGCCGAGCTGGCGGATGCTCCACTCGGGCGGGAAGTCGACGAAGACCTGGGCGGCCAGGTCGGCCCACGTCGGCTCCCCCGTCGCAACGGGGTGCTCGGGGTGGCACATCAGCACCATCGGGCTGCGCGCCACCGGGAACAGCAGCACGCCCTCCGGGACCGGGCCGGTGACCGCGACGAACGCGACGTCGACCCGGCTCGCCGGGATCTGTTCGAGCAGGGCGAGCGAGCCCTCGTGGCGCAGCCGGACGTCCACGCCCGGGTGCGCGGCGCGGAACGCCGCGAGCACCGCCGGGACGTCGACGCCCGTGATGCACTGCTCGGTGCCGACGACGACCGTGCCGCGCAGCAGGCCTTGCACCGCGGCGGCGGCATCGCGGGCCGCGGCGACACCCGCGAGCGCGCGTCGCGCGTCGGCGAGCACGGCCCGCCCGACCTCGGTGAGCTCGACGTGGCGCGTGGACCGCACGAACAGCGGCGCGCCGAGCTCGCGCTCGAGGGCCCGGATCGAGGCCGAGAGCCCCGACTGCGACACCATCGCGCGCTGCGCGGCCCTGGTGAAGTGCCGTTCCTCGGCAACCGCGACGAAGTACTCGAGCTGCCGGAGTTCCACGACTGAGAAGCGTAGGTGCTCACTGCGAGCAGATCCATCTGTTGGACAGGTGAATGCCGGGCGACGAGGATCGGGGCCAACACCGAGAACAGGAGGACGGGTGTCACTTCCGACAGCCGAGCTGGGTACGACCGGCATGGAGCTCACCAGGGTCGGGTTCGGGGCCTGGGCGATCGGGGGCGGCGACTGGGCGGCCTCGTGGGGGCCGCAGGACGACGACGAGTCCGTCGCGGCCATCCGGCACGCCATCGCGTCCGGCATCAACTGGATCGACACGGCCGCGGTCTACGGCCTCGGGCACTCCGAGGAGGTCGTCGGGCGGGCACTGGCGTCGATCCCCGAAGCCGAGCGGCCCTACGTCTTCACCAAGTGCGGGCTCGTCTGGGACGACGCCGACCGCAGCGCGCGGCCGCGCCGGGTGATGGAGCCGGCCGTCGTCCGCCGCGACGTCGAGACCTCCCTGCGCCGGCTCGGCGTGGAGCGGATCGACCTCTACCAGGTGCACTGGCCCGCCGAGGACGGCACGCCGCTCGAGGAGTACTGGCAGGTCATGGTCGACCTGCGGACCGAGGGCAAGGTGCGCGCGGTCGGGCTGTCCAACCACGACGTCGACCAGCTCCAGGCGGCCGAGAAGATCGGTCACGTCGACTCGCTGCAGCCGCCGTTCTCCGCGGTCAAGCGCGCCGCGGCACGTGAGCTGGCGTGGTGCCACGAGAACGGCACCGGGGTGATCGTCTACTCGCCGATGCAGTCCGGCCTGCTCACCGGCGCGTTCACCGCCGAGCGGGTGGCCTCGCTGCCCGCCGACGACTGGCGCCGCAGCGGCCCCGAGTTCACGACGAACCTGGACCGCAACCTCGCCCTCTCCGACGCACTCGAGCCGATCGCGCAGCGCCACGGCGTGACGCGCGGCGCCGTCGCCGTGGCCTGGACGCTCGCCTGGCCGGGCGTCACGGGTGCGATCGTCGGTGCACGCAGGCCCGAGCAGATCGATGGCTGGATCGCGGCGAACGACCTCGAGCTGACGGCGGACGACCTCGGCGAGATCGAAGAGGCGATCATCCGCACCGGGGCGGGCGAGGGCCCGACGCGCCCCTGAGGCCGCCCCACACCCGCCACCCGCATGTCAGCAAAGTGGCTTTACTGACGCATCACGTCAGCAAAGCCACCTTGCTGACACCGGGGAGGGCGGGTCACGAGGGGCGGGTCGCCAGCGTCGCCGCGTACAGCTCGCGCTTCCGGACGCCCGCCGCCTCCGCGACCGCGGCCACCGCGTCCTTCAGGCGCTCGCCGTCGGCCACCCGCTCCTGCACGGCGTCGACCAGCGACTCGACGGTGGGCGCCTCGGCGGGCGCCGCTCCGGCCAGCACCACCGTGATCTCGCCGCGCACCGGACCTTCGACCGCCCACCCGGCGAGCTCGTCGAGGGGCCCGCGCAGCACCTCCTCGTGCGTCTTGGTCAGCTCGCGGCACACCGCGGCCGCGCGCTCGGCGCCGAGGACGTCGACGGCCGCGGTCAGGGTGTCGGCGAGCCGGTGCGGCGACTCGAAGAACACCACCGCCCGTGGTTCGGTGGCGAGGCCTGCCAGCCAGCGCCGCCGCTCGCCGTCGCGACGCGGTGCGAAGCCCTCGAAGCAGAACCGCTCGGCCGGCAGGCCGGACAGCACGAGTGCCGTGGTGACGGCGGACGGGCCGGGCAGGCACGTCACGGGGAGATCGGCGGCGGCAGCGGCGGCGACCAGCCGGTAGCCGGGGTCGGAGACGGCGGGCATCCCGGCGTCGGTCACGACGAGGACGGTGCGTCCGGCGCGGACGTCGTCGAGCAGCCGGGGCAGCCGGGCGGCTTCCACCGCGTCGTAGTGGCTGATCACCCGGCCGGTGACCGCCACGCCGAGCGCCGCCGCGAGCGAGCGCAGCCTGCGCGTGTCCTCGGCGGCGACGACGTCGGCGGTGGCCATCGCGTCGCGCAGGCGTTGGGAGGCGTCGCGGGCGTCGCCGAGCGGGGTGGCCGCAAGCACGAGCCGACCGGGACCTGAACCAGAGGACACGGGCCACAGCCTACGATCGGGCGGATGGTCATCCGGGCGGTCGAGGCCTTGCGCACCCGGGCAGCCTCGAACGACCGGCCCGTCGGGGGTGTCGAGCCGCTCGGGGCGAGCCCTGAGGTGCCCCCGCGCCCGCTCGACCCCACCGCCGTCCTCGGACCCCCACCGCCCACCGACCGGCTGCGCGGATGGGCCGTCACGA
Encoded here:
- a CDS encoding vWA domain-containing protein, with amino-acid sequence MKRIAAALVLVLAAGCAGAESTGPQLDVGPSDAPVTLRVLAGSELLDLEPVLAEAGEATGVRIRLDPVGTLDGAEAVSSGAAEADHDAIWFSSNRYLALQPGAQARLGTATDIMSSPVVLGLRRSVAERLGWVGRPVTWSEIAAAAGARRFTYGMTDPSASNSGFSAVVAVATALVGAGSALTLEQAQSTVPALRDFFAAQTLAAGSSGFLQESFVRRATGADPGGPVDGLINYESVLLGMNAAGTLPEPLELIRPADGVVTAEYPLTVLAAASPEARDAHRRLVEHLRTPAVQRTIAERTHRQPAVPGVLPASSGTAVELPFPAQADVVDALLTSYFDKLRRPSRTIYVLDTSGSMAGDERIGALQRALAGLAGADPSLTGQFRRFRGREQVTLLPFSTTPESPQTFTVAEENPGPDRQRIADAGAALQPGGETAIYDSLEEAYRIAGEQSAADPDRFTSIVLMTDGENTSGADLESFKAFIGSRAVVPVFCVLFGESNVDEMEEVARLTGGRTFDARTAPLAEVFKEIRGYV
- a CDS encoding LysR family transcriptional regulator, which gives rise to MELQQMRYVVAVAETNSFTRAAERCLVVQSALSHQVARLERELGVRLFERTSRRVRLTPAGAAFLPAARQCLDAAERAAAEAAAAAGEIRGRLEVGLIPTVAAVDLPGALRDFRRRYPHVRISLRVGASEDLVEQVRDGAVEVAFLGLPTTARLHGVGARELARDRLVAVVPPDHPLAGESTVTLRRLCSEVFVDLPARTAGRIQSDQAFSAAGLTREVAFEVTTAYLMSRLVEQGLGVAMLPSAYAPQLSGVTTIEVVDAPARVEYVIWSEGSCTPAATAFLAILDIPAGAGTEEPPAGSG
- a CDS encoding polysaccharide lyase family 7 protein encodes the protein MARHRSPGTRHAPPPAPSYEQQSEQGDRARGARTPAHHTTVLVAVAMAAVIAVIGSMLSFAGALGPPSQEGVNLASRDLAVLPTADPPLPELPTPEPEPTTEAPPTSAPPTEEKKDDEEGKKEEGLGAAVARAVRFPAELIDPSKWYLTLPSGSEGKPDTVETNDLATYASKWFQLNDSKDGVVFTANAGGATTVNSHYPRSELREMINGEKASWDGRSGTHTMELEEAITKTPANKPDVISAQIHGGDDDIMQIHLSGTRLTVKYADGDKDVELDPSYKLGERFRVKIQSAEGRVKVWFNGALKADLPIFGAESYFKAGAYVNSNPSKGADPSDVGQVVIYDLKITHTA
- the rsmI gene encoding 16S rRNA (cytidine(1402)-2'-O)-methyltransferase, producing MSSGSGPGRLVLAATPLGDARDASQRLRDAMATADVVAAEDTRRLRSLAAALGVAVTGRVISHYDAVEAARLPRLLDDVRAGRTVLVVTDAGMPAVSDPGYRLVAAAAAADLPVTCLPGPSAVTTALVLSGLPAERFCFEGFAPRRDGERRRWLAGLATEPRAVVFFESPHRLADTLTAAVDVLGAERAAAVCRELTKTHEEVLRGPLDELAGWAVEGPVRGEITVVLAGAAPAEAPTVESLVDAVQERVADGERLKDAVAAVAEAAGVRKRELYAATLATRPS
- a CDS encoding MFS transporter; amino-acid sequence: MDVTQNERTHSTSRGWIGVAAITASLFVFLTTELMPVGLLTPLSDSLGISVGTAGLMVTLYGISAGLGVPFIVAWTRRVNRRALLATLLALLTAGNLVTAIAPNYPLVLTTRLVMGFASGVFWAIGVSMAMRIVPERHASRAAAIVMSGISIATVVGIPLGTVVESITNWRATFIIWAGLSALVLVAVIAAVPSLPSDNAVPVREVFGLPRRNTRLRTVLFIVVLFVLGHFGAYTFLRPFLESSASATPTFITVSLMIFGIGGAIGNFIAGYTVARNVRASFIMGGSGLVGSLLLLLVIGHGPAAPIILLAAWGVSYGVAQLSQLTMTQAAAPDTFEAAMSLNTMAYNTSIAIAALLAGLLVDNVGLRSGIWFGVALTAAALLVTACTRSPR
- a CDS encoding LysR family transcriptional regulator → MELRQLEYFVAVAEERHFTRAAQRAMVSQSGLSASIRALERELGAPLFVRSTRHVELTEVGRAVLADARRALAGVAAARDAAAAVQGLLRGTVVVGTEQCITGVDVPAVLAAFRAAHPGVDVRLRHEGSLALLEQIPASRVDVAFVAVTGPVPEGVLLFPVARSPMVLMCHPEHPVATGEPTWADLAAQVFVDFPPEWSIRQLGDRAFAQAGRPREVALEVNDVHGLIDLVHHGLGIAIVPEAVARKKSAAGLAVRPLPGGAAIDWEVAVAVGADERAGPAALELCRIARAKAPMRGPVIPTNGALVG
- a CDS encoding aldo/keto reductase; amino-acid sequence: MSLPTAELGTTGMELTRVGFGAWAIGGGDWAASWGPQDDDESVAAIRHAIASGINWIDTAAVYGLGHSEEVVGRALASIPEAERPYVFTKCGLVWDDADRSARPRRVMEPAVVRRDVETSLRRLGVERIDLYQVHWPAEDGTPLEEYWQVMVDLRTEGKVRAVGLSNHDVDQLQAAEKIGHVDSLQPPFSAVKRAAARELAWCHENGTGVIVYSPMQSGLLTGAFTAERVASLPADDWRRSGPEFTTNLDRNLALSDALEPIAQRHGVTRGAVAVAWTLAWPGVTGAIVGARRPEQIDGWIAANDLELTADDLGEIEEAIIRTGAGEGPTRP